A genomic region of Metopolophium dirhodum isolate CAU chromosome 1, ASM1992520v1, whole genome shotgun sequence contains the following coding sequences:
- the LOC132936355 gene encoding uncharacterized protein LOC132936355 isoform X2, with protein MALNPTSANDHTVNKVAVCSAIFAGFAYVGYSVAKNAFGRRLGRKNDDGCHHEDQRLYFRRLSQTTQTDVLLGNLDTSETTRVFLRPMTVQQRIKELNLRARMFADTMMAIQTPSNKHSLHGPRSLQASPWNSPRIMSPVDARHILGSRSTENLRLCDNYALESNFGTPLRRKSSNRSLRRKSPQPGEHRLSVSQSNQDMEEFEKINQPSLLNRPMEPNEAKNLLLLMGSRDILVLEKVLVTVSNLATFTPNQEVMREAGYLSQLQQLIYHPEESVQITALVALGNLALNKNNSKEMKETIPMLLALMKMMDSDEIIYNCLSTMTNIAVFHMWHSELQPAIHTLYGLLESQNNKVVLQCLKLLINLSCNDDMIPHLLGGQAPKKLLSMLHLNENEDILLRVVTLFSNLTDAVKAMELDPVLDLPVEDKAAAPDTIRYANIYGVNVVEKIRTKSLVLMKQHKNEEIRVRAQKIYNALSD; from the exons ATGGCATTAAATCCAACGTCTGCCAACGATCACACGGTCAACAAAGTGGCCGTGTGTTCGGCGATTTTTGCTGGTTTCGCGTACGTCGGATACTCGGTTGCAAAGAACGCCTTCGGGCGACGCCTGGGCCGGAAAAACGATGACG GGTGCCATCATGAGGATCAACGCCTGTATTTTCGCCGTCTGTCCCAGACAACACAGACCGACGTTCTACTAGGAAACTTGGACACTTCGGAAACCACTCGTGTGTTCCTACGACCCATGACTGTCCAGCAGAGAATTAAAGAGCTCAATTTACGAGCAAGAATGTTTGCTGACACAATGATGGCTATACAGACACCTTCAAACAAACATTCCTTGCATGGACCTAGGAGCTTACAG GCATCACCATGGAATTCACCTAGAATAATGAGTCCTGTAGATGCTAGACATATATTAGGAAGTCGATCCACTGAAAACCTAAGGCTGTGTGATAATTATGCATTGGAATCAAATTTTGGCACACCGTTAAGAAGAAAAAGTTCCAACAGGTCTTTAAGAAGAAAATCCCCACAACCAGGTGAACACAGACTTTCTGTAAGCCAATCTAATCAAGATATGGAAGAATTTGAAAAGATTAACCAACCATCTTTGttgaatag acCTATGGAACCGAATGAAgctaaaaatttattattattgatgggATCCAGAGATATTCTAGTACTTGAAAAAGTACTTGTGACTGTTAGTAATTTAGCAACATTTACTCCGAACCAA gaaGTAATGAGAGAAGCTGGATACTTGAGTCAACTTCAGCAGTTGATTTACCATCCCGAAGAATCTGTTCAAATAACAGCACTTGTGGCATTAGGAAATTTGgctttaaacaaaaacaattcaaaagaaatgaag GAGACAATTCCAATGTTATTAGCCCTAATGAAAATGATGGATTCGGATGAGattatttacaattgtttatCAACTATGACCAACATTGCAGTATTCCATATGTGGCATAGTGAATTGCAACCGgctatacatacattatatggtttattagaGAGCCAAAATAACAAAGTTGTTCTCCAATGCTTAAAACTATTAATCAACTTATCTTGTAATGATGATATGATTCCACATCTTTTAGGTGGACaa GCTCCCAAAAAACTATTGTCCATGTTGCACTTGAATGAAAATGAAGACATTCTACTTAGAGTTGTAACATTATTTAGCAATCTTACTGATGCCGTAAAAGCAATGGAATTGGATCCTGTATTAGATTTGCCTGTGGAAGACAAAGCTGCAGCTCCTGATACTAT CAGGTATGCTAACATTTATGGTGTTAACGTGGTAGAGAAAATACGCACAAAAAGCTTAGTATTGATGAAACAGCATAAAAATGAAGAGATTCGAGTGCGTGCACAAAAAATCTACAACGCTCTATCTGACTAA
- the LOC132936355 gene encoding uncharacterized protein LOC132936355 isoform X1: MALNPTSANDHTVNKVAVCSAIFAGFAYVGYSVAKNAFGRRLGRKNDDGCHHEDQRLYFRRLSQTTQTDVLLGNLDTSETTRVFLRPMTVQQRIKELNLRARMFADTMMAIQTPSNKHSLHGPRSLQASPWNSPRIMSPVDARHILGSRSTENLRLCDNYALESNFGTPLRRKSSNRSLRRKSPQPGEHRLSVSQSNQDMEEFEKINQPSLLNRPMEPNEAKNLLLLMGSRDILVLEKVLVTVSNLATFTPNQEVMREAGYLSQLQQLIYHPEESVQITALVALGNLALNKNNSKEMKETIPMLLALMKMMDSDEIIYNCLSTMTNIAVFHMWHSELQPAIHTLYGLLESQNNKVVLQCLKLLINLSCNDDMIPHLLGGQAPKKLLSMLHLNENEDILLRVVTLFSNLTDAVKAMELDPVLDLPVEDKAAAPDTILFSRYANIYGVNVVEKIRTKSLVLMKQHKNEEIRVRAQKIYNALSD; encoded by the exons ATGGCATTAAATCCAACGTCTGCCAACGATCACACGGTCAACAAAGTGGCCGTGTGTTCGGCGATTTTTGCTGGTTTCGCGTACGTCGGATACTCGGTTGCAAAGAACGCCTTCGGGCGACGCCTGGGCCGGAAAAACGATGACG GGTGCCATCATGAGGATCAACGCCTGTATTTTCGCCGTCTGTCCCAGACAACACAGACCGACGTTCTACTAGGAAACTTGGACACTTCGGAAACCACTCGTGTGTTCCTACGACCCATGACTGTCCAGCAGAGAATTAAAGAGCTCAATTTACGAGCAAGAATGTTTGCTGACACAATGATGGCTATACAGACACCTTCAAACAAACATTCCTTGCATGGACCTAGGAGCTTACAG GCATCACCATGGAATTCACCTAGAATAATGAGTCCTGTAGATGCTAGACATATATTAGGAAGTCGATCCACTGAAAACCTAAGGCTGTGTGATAATTATGCATTGGAATCAAATTTTGGCACACCGTTAAGAAGAAAAAGTTCCAACAGGTCTTTAAGAAGAAAATCCCCACAACCAGGTGAACACAGACTTTCTGTAAGCCAATCTAATCAAGATATGGAAGAATTTGAAAAGATTAACCAACCATCTTTGttgaatag acCTATGGAACCGAATGAAgctaaaaatttattattattgatgggATCCAGAGATATTCTAGTACTTGAAAAAGTACTTGTGACTGTTAGTAATTTAGCAACATTTACTCCGAACCAA gaaGTAATGAGAGAAGCTGGATACTTGAGTCAACTTCAGCAGTTGATTTACCATCCCGAAGAATCTGTTCAAATAACAGCACTTGTGGCATTAGGAAATTTGgctttaaacaaaaacaattcaaaagaaatgaag GAGACAATTCCAATGTTATTAGCCCTAATGAAAATGATGGATTCGGATGAGattatttacaattgtttatCAACTATGACCAACATTGCAGTATTCCATATGTGGCATAGTGAATTGCAACCGgctatacatacattatatggtttattagaGAGCCAAAATAACAAAGTTGTTCTCCAATGCTTAAAACTATTAATCAACTTATCTTGTAATGATGATATGATTCCACATCTTTTAGGTGGACaa GCTCCCAAAAAACTATTGTCCATGTTGCACTTGAATGAAAATGAAGACATTCTACTTAGAGTTGTAACATTATTTAGCAATCTTACTGATGCCGTAAAAGCAATGGAATTGGATCCTGTATTAGATTTGCCTGTGGAAGACAAAGCTGCAGCTCCTGATACTAT TTTGTTTAGCAGGTATGCTAACATTTATGGTGTTAACGTGGTAGAGAAAATACGCACAAAAAGCTTAGTATTGATGAAACAGCATAAAAATGAAGAGATTCGAGTGCGTGCACAAAAAATCTACAACGCTCTATCTGACTAA
- the LOC132936355 gene encoding uncharacterized protein LOC132936355 isoform X3 yields the protein MALNPTSANDHTVNKVAVCSAIFAGFAYVGYSVAKNAFGRRLGRKNDDGCHHEDQRLYFRRLSQTTQTDVLLGNLDTSETTRVFLRPMTVQQRIKELNLRARMFADTMMAIQTPSNKHSLHGPRSLQASPWNSPRIMSPVDARHILGSRSTENLRLCDNYALESNFGTPLRRKSSNRSLRRKSPQPGEHRLSVSQSNQDMEEFEKINQPSLLNRPMEPNEAKNLLLLMGSRDILVLEKVLVTVSNLATFTPNQEVMREAGYLSQLQQLIYHPEESVQITALVALGNLALNKNNSKEMKETIPMLLALMKMMDSDEIIYNCLSTMTNIAVFHMWHSELQPAIHTLYGLLESQNNKVVLQCLKLLINLSCNDDMIPHLLGGQAPKKLLSMLHLNENEDILLRVVTLFSNLTDAVKAMELDPVLDLPVEDKAAAPDTMYANIYGVNVVEKIRTKSLVLMKQHKNEEIRVRAQKIYNALSD from the exons ATGGCATTAAATCCAACGTCTGCCAACGATCACACGGTCAACAAAGTGGCCGTGTGTTCGGCGATTTTTGCTGGTTTCGCGTACGTCGGATACTCGGTTGCAAAGAACGCCTTCGGGCGACGCCTGGGCCGGAAAAACGATGACG GGTGCCATCATGAGGATCAACGCCTGTATTTTCGCCGTCTGTCCCAGACAACACAGACCGACGTTCTACTAGGAAACTTGGACACTTCGGAAACCACTCGTGTGTTCCTACGACCCATGACTGTCCAGCAGAGAATTAAAGAGCTCAATTTACGAGCAAGAATGTTTGCTGACACAATGATGGCTATACAGACACCTTCAAACAAACATTCCTTGCATGGACCTAGGAGCTTACAG GCATCACCATGGAATTCACCTAGAATAATGAGTCCTGTAGATGCTAGACATATATTAGGAAGTCGATCCACTGAAAACCTAAGGCTGTGTGATAATTATGCATTGGAATCAAATTTTGGCACACCGTTAAGAAGAAAAAGTTCCAACAGGTCTTTAAGAAGAAAATCCCCACAACCAGGTGAACACAGACTTTCTGTAAGCCAATCTAATCAAGATATGGAAGAATTTGAAAAGATTAACCAACCATCTTTGttgaatag acCTATGGAACCGAATGAAgctaaaaatttattattattgatgggATCCAGAGATATTCTAGTACTTGAAAAAGTACTTGTGACTGTTAGTAATTTAGCAACATTTACTCCGAACCAA gaaGTAATGAGAGAAGCTGGATACTTGAGTCAACTTCAGCAGTTGATTTACCATCCCGAAGAATCTGTTCAAATAACAGCACTTGTGGCATTAGGAAATTTGgctttaaacaaaaacaattcaaaagaaatgaag GAGACAATTCCAATGTTATTAGCCCTAATGAAAATGATGGATTCGGATGAGattatttacaattgtttatCAACTATGACCAACATTGCAGTATTCCATATGTGGCATAGTGAATTGCAACCGgctatacatacattatatggtttattagaGAGCCAAAATAACAAAGTTGTTCTCCAATGCTTAAAACTATTAATCAACTTATCTTGTAATGATGATATGATTCCACATCTTTTAGGTGGACaa GCTCCCAAAAAACTATTGTCCATGTTGCACTTGAATGAAAATGAAGACATTCTACTTAGAGTTGTAACATTATTTAGCAATCTTACTGATGCCGTAAAAGCAATGGAATTGGATCCTGTATTAGATTTGCCTGTGGAAGACAAAGCTGCAGCTCCTGATACTAT GTATGCTAACATTTATGGTGTTAACGTGGTAGAGAAAATACGCACAAAAAGCTTAGTATTGATGAAACAGCATAAAAATGAAGAGATTCGAGTGCGTGCACAAAAAATCTACAACGCTCTATCTGACTAA